CCTATGCTCTCGCTTATTACGGAAGATACTCGGGAAGCGATTCCGTTTATCAGGGTTTCATCCTCTCCCTCCACCATTACCCGCGCCAGCAGTTCGGTTCCGGAATACCTGAGGTTTATTCTTCCCTTGTCTCCAAGGATTTTTTCAGATTCCCTGACGATTTCGACAAGCCCCGGGATCTGCTCAAACGGTTTTTTCTCTTTGATTTCAAGACTGTTAAGAACCTGGGGAAACATATCTATTACCCCGGCGAGCTCAGAAAGCGGTTTCCCCTTTCTTTTCATTATGCCCAGAATCTGAAGCGAGGCCAGCAAGCCGTCTCCCGTTGTCGAGTGGTCAAGAAACAGCAGGTGACCCGATTTCTCGCCTCCCAGGTTTGCTCCCAGTTCTCTCATTGCTTCTACCACGTACCTGTCTCCCACGCGGGTTCTCTCAAGTCTGAGGCCTTTTGCATTGAGGTAGTTCTCAAGGGCCATGTTGCTCATCTGGGTAGCCACCACGGTGTCCGTTGCCAGGGTGCCGGCTTCAAGCATTTCGGATGAGCAGATCGCGAGCACATGGTCGCCGTCAACCCCATTTCCGTTTTCATCGCAGAAAACCACCCTGTCCGCGTCTCCGTCAAGCGCTATTCCTATGTCGGAACCACTTCGCACTACTTCTTCGCAGAGTATTTCGGGGCGCAGGCTTCCGCAGTCAACGTTTATGTTCGTCCCATTGGGCTCAGTGCCGATCGTGATCACCTCGGCCCCAAGTTCCTCGAAGATTATGGGTGCGACCTTGTACGCGGCTCCGTTGGCGCAGTCAACCACGATCTTCACCCCGTCGAGCGTAAGATCATCAGGGAAGGTGTTTTTGAGAAACACTATGTAGCGTCCGACCGCGTCCTCGATTCTTTTCGCCTTTCCCGTCAGGGGAGGGGGGCTTAGCTGTTTTTCTCCGAGAACCATGTTCTCTATTTCAGCCTCCGTTGTGTCCGGGAGCTTGAAGCCCGTGGAATCGAATATCTTTATTCCGTTATCGGTGTAGGGATTGTGCGACGCGGAGATGACCACGCCGGCCGTGGCTCTCATGTTTGAAGTGAGAAAGGCTATGGCCGGAGTGGGCAGGGGACCAACGAGCAGTACGTCGGCTCCCATGGACGTTATGCCCGAGGCTATTGCCTGTTCGAAGACGTAGCCTGAAAGGCGGGTGTCTTTGCCGACGAGTATCTTCACGTGGCCGCCCGTTTTCCCGGACAGATATTTTGTGAGCGCTTTTCCGAGGGCAAGCGATACCTCGGGGGTCATTGGATAGGTGTTGGTAACCCCCCTTATTCCATCGGTTCCAAAAATCTTTCTTTCGGGAAATTCAGATGCGGACTTTTTCATGATTTACGTCTTCGGGGATTCTTCCGGGGGAGGCGGTTTGACCCTGACCCTGACACTCGTCGGAGAGGTCTTCGTAAGTTTCAGCAGGTCCGAACTTGGATACTGAACTTTTACCCTGAGTCTTTTCAGCCTGCTCTCGCCCATCTCTGCCCCGTCTATGAAAACTTTGACATCGTTGCTCGTAAGGTCGTTGATGGTCTTGTAGGGACCATTGAATACCAGTGTGGCCTTAAGCTCGGGAGTTGTAGTGTATTCGAGTTTTCCGAAATTCCGGGGAACTATGTCGACGTCCCGAAACTCCTTGGACAGTATTATCTCTTTTATGTAAACCGTTACGTTCACGTGATCGCCTTCGAGGACTTCCATGTACTGGGAGGGCAGCTGCAGCTGCACCGGCGCCGTGAACTCGGCTTTTTCGCCTTCAAGCTTTATTTTCGCCGTTTCTATGCTTTC
The sequence above is a segment of the Candidatus Dadabacteria bacterium genome. Coding sequences within it:
- the glmM gene encoding phosphoglucosamine mutase, translated to MKKSASEFPERKIFGTDGIRGVTNTYPMTPEVSLALGKALTKYLSGKTGGHVKILVGKDTRLSGYVFEQAIASGITSMGADVLLVGPLPTPAIAFLTSNMRATAGVVISASHNPYTDNGIKIFDSTGFKLPDTTEAEIENMVLGEKQLSPPPLTGKAKRIEDAVGRYIVFLKNTFPDDLTLDGVKIVVDCANGAAYKVAPIIFEELGAEVITIGTEPNGTNINVDCGSLRPEILCEEVVRSGSDIGIALDGDADRVVFCDENGNGVDGDHVLAICSSEMLEAGTLATDTVVATQMSNMALENYLNAKGLRLERTRVGDRYVVEAMRELGANLGGEKSGHLLFLDHSTTGDGLLASLQILGIMKRKGKPLSELAGVIDMFPQVLNSLEIKEKKPFEQIPGLVEIVRESEKILGDKGRINLRYSGTELLARVMVEGEDETLINGIASRVSSVISESIGTGNL